AGCAAGCCGCCCTAGAACTGGGCCGCATCATATTGGGAACAGGACTTGAGACCTTCTCGAAGAAGGCGCTCGCAAGAGTTGCCGGAGAACTTGGAAAGCTCGGCGAAGAAGCATCTCTGCAGAGGCTGCTTCCACCGGCTCGCTCATCTTCTCCTACCGAACAGTGAACCGGAGAGTAGGAACAGTAAGAAGGGGCCCTGTCCGGTAGGACAGGACCCCTTCGGGAGGGAGACCGACGGGAGAGTTCAGTCGATCTCGGGAGCGTCGGTGTTCTCGTTGTCGTCGCTCGAACCACTGCCGCGGGAGAGGAAATCGACCTTGTCCGCGAGGATCTCGGTACCGTAGCGCGTGACCCCGTCCTTGTCCTCCCACTGGGTGTAGTGGATACGGCCCTGGACGCTGACCAGCTGGCCCTTGGTGCAGTACTGGCCGACGGTCTTGGCGAGGCCATTGAAGCAGGTCACCCGGTGGAACTCGCTTTCCTTGGCGGTGTAGCCGTTCTCGTCCTTGTAGGTCTTGCCGTCCTTGTCGCGTGCTGGGCGATCGGTGACGACGGTGATCCCGGTGACATTGGTGCCGCCCTTGGTCTCGCGGGTATCCGGATCGCGGGCGATGCGGCCGGTGAGGATTGCGATATTGGTCATGGTGTAAGTCCTTCGGTTCCTCAAACCGGAGACCATCTCCGGCTTGCGAACATCCAGAAGAAGCAGGGCATGGGAGGACTGCACCGCAGGCCAGCAGACATCGTCTGGGGGCCGAAGGGGAACCTGTTCATGACGGGTGGTGCGGGCAGGCAGCGCAGCTGCCAACACGGCCGGCAAGGAACGGGTTGCTGTCCTCAGCTGACCTGATTCAGGACTGTTCGCGAAGAAAGCCGGATGGGTATCGGGTGCGGGCCTGAAGGTGCCAATACCCTGCTGCAATCAGCCTGCTCCATCGCCTTCCGATGCCGCCAGGAGATCCATGAAGTTGCGGGCTGCTTCCCGGTCTTCCTCGTTTTCGAACGCAACGTCGAGATCGGGGGCAGACCCAAACATGTGCAGGAACGACCACAGTGCAAAGCGCTTGCCCCGGTCGTCCTCAAGGCCGAGATCGACCCGGCAATGCTCAATGCCGGCTGCAAAGGTGTCGGGAGAAACCCCGGAGAGGTCGGTGGTGGCAAAGTAGCGCTGCAGCAGATCGTCAAGTTGCATGACCGGTCCATAGTCGGGTCGATGCCGGATGCACATGCAGACGTTTACGATGCTGATGATGAATGCCCACTCAGGACCCGGGAGAGGTGCCCAAGAGGCCGCGGCGATCGACCACCGTGATCCGGCGTGCCTTGGCATCGATGACGAGCCGTTCGGTCACGCCATTTCCCGGAAAGGCGACGACGTAACGCGGATTGAGCGCAAGCATTTGCTCGTTGCGCTTGAAGCCGGCGCGGGCACCAAGCCGACGATCGAGCGAATAGGTCAGCTGCTGCACCTCGCGGCGCTCGGCCCAGCTCGCTGCGAGGCGATCTGCACCCTTGCCATCGCCGCCATGGACCAGGAAGAGATCTGGAACCGCATCGCGAACCTTGTCCAGCGTTGCCCAGATATTGTCAGCATATCGCTTCGCATCCTCGGCGCTCTCGAAGCTCTGGCGACCACCGGCGAAGAGGACCGGAATTCCTTCCGGAATCAGAGCGTGACGCCGCTTCTCAGCACGTGCGCGGAGGAAATCGCGGGCATCGATAACAGCCGACGTGAGATGGCGCGAATGGCTCGCACGCGAGCCGGAAACGGGCTTCCACGAGGAACCGGTCTCGTCGCGGTAAAGTGCTGCCGCCGCCTCGCGCATCTGCTCAAAGGCAAGCATGCTGGCTTCGGCAGCCTGCGCACGCTCAACCTGCTCTTCAAGATTGCTCGAATGCACTTCGGACCCGTCGGCTGATGCGAGGAGGACCCGGATCTCGTCGCCGGCCCGGTCAAGTTGAGCCGAC
This region of Altererythrobacter sp. CAU 1644 genomic DNA includes:
- a CDS encoding DUF6437 family protein yields the protein MPTKRSAVAALRKLEADRLALAERQKQLEEQAALELGRIILGTGLETFSKKALARVAGELGKLGEEASLQRLLPPARSSSPTEQ
- a CDS encoding single-stranded DNA-binding protein, whose protein sequence is MTNIAILTGRIARDPDTRETKGGTNVTGITVVTDRPARDKDGKTYKDENGYTAKESEFHRVTCFNGLAKTVGQYCTKGQLVSVQGRIHYTQWEDKDGVTRYGTEILADKVDFLSRGSGSSDDNENTDAPEID
- a CDS encoding DUF2493 domain-containing protein, translated to MYDSFIDQLSGLDLSGLSIRPAPFNETDFPCEDAIDQTLGAVWSDLFAMFSDTALEADAEDIAWGVVNLFHRAASRKSAQLDRAGDEIRVLLASADGSEVHSSNLEEQVERAQAAEASMLAFEQMREAAAALYRDETGSSWKPVSGSRASHSRHLTSAVIDARDFLRARAEKRRHALIPEGIPVLFAGGRQSFESAEDAKRYADNIWATLDKVRDAVPDLFLVHGGDGKGADRLAASWAERREVQQLTYSLDRRLGARAGFKRNEQMLALNPRYVVAFPGNGVTERLVIDAKARRITVVDRRGLLGTSPGS